The DNA window CAGGATCAGGCAAAAAAACAGCTTTCCATCGCTGTTTACAACCATTATAAAAGACTGCTTCACGCAAAAGACGAAAACAGGTCTGTGGAGCTGGAAAAATCCAATATCATCATGATCGGGGAAACCGGTACCGGAAAAACGCTGCTGGCTAAAACCATTGCACGGGAGCTTAACGTTCCGTTCTGTATTGTGGATGCCACAATCCTTACGGAAGCAGGGTATGTGGGAGAAGATGTGGAAAGCATTCTTTCCAGGCTGCTGATGGTTGCAGATTATGATGTTGAAAAGGCAGAAAGAGGAATCGTATTCATCGATGAGATTGATAAAATTGCCAGGAAATCTGATAATCCCAGCATTACCAGGGATGTATCCGGGGAAGGAGTGCAGCAAGGTCTGCTTAAACTTTTGGAAGGAAGCATCGTTAATGTACCGCCGCAGGGTGGACGTAAGCATCCGGATCAGAAATACATCCAGGTCAATACCCAGAATATCCTGTTCATTGCCGGAGGGGCTTTTGACGGGATCAAGGAAATTATTGAGAGAAGGCTGAACAAGCAGGCGATAGGGTTCAGCTCAGAGAAGATCAATAAAACCGGTGAAGATGAATATATCCTGACCAACATCAATGCTATCGATCTCCGTTCCTTCGGGTTGATTCCTGAACTGTTAGGACGTTTCCCTATCATTACATATCTGGATAAACTGACAAAGGAAACCATGGTGCGCATTATGAAAGAGCCCAGGAATTCGATCGTGAACCAGTTTGTGGAACTTTTCAAAATGGATGATACAAAACTGGTGTTTACTGATGGTGCCATTGAGAAAATCGTAGATGAAACTATGGAGAAAGGATTAGGCGCCAGAGGGCTTAGGGGGACTACGGAAAAAGTACTTGAAGATTACATGTTTTCTATAGGCGAAGAAAAGGATATTACGCTAACTGAAGATAATATTTTCATCAATAAATAAAATAATTTTTTCAGTTTATCAAAAAAAAACATAACTTTGCCCTTGAGATATTGTATTAACACACAAATATTTATATACAATGAGAAAAAGTTTATTTGCTATTGGCCTTTTAGCAGCCAGTTATTCTGTTCAGGCGCAGAATATTTTGTGTCATGTAGACACAAACGCTAATATGTATGTAAGCAAGGGAACGCTGGTCTACAGCGGGGGAGGCATGCAGATGAAAGGAAACGGTAAGATCGAAAACCATGGTAACGTTATGGTTGCAGGATCTTCTTCCGATTCTTTCAAAACAATCGATGCTTCAAATGTTGACAAAGTTGAGAGTAACGGTGGAGACAACTTCGTTAATGTGATTAACGAACCGAATTCTTACGCAACTGTCAACACCAATTCTTCATCGGCAACACCTTCGTACACCTATGGTCAGCTTTTTATTACAGGTATTCCGCAGTCCAATATTACAGGGATTGTAGATCAGCAGTATAAAGCAGTGAGCCATGGTGCCTATCAGCAGGTGGGTATGCCTTTCTATGCAAAAACGTTATCTACATTAAATTCTGAATTGGGTAAAACCTTTTCAGGAGTACGAGGTTCCGGGAACGATATCCTCCAGTGGAACAATGATAATGTTGTATTTAATCATTTTACAAACCTTACTTACAGAATAGGTATTGATTCTCCTTTGTATGCATATTACATTCTTGGAGGAACCAATCTTGATGTAAGCGGTTCAACCAGGACATTAAAAGGACGTCCTTTTTCTGATACCAGCGGTACTTCTGTGACGTTAACCGGCGCAGGTGCCAATGTTACTTTCGGTGCAGGAGGAGGCAACGTTAACCAGTACAATGAAAAATACTGGTCATATGTTCAGGATGGATTCCATATTGCATCCGGTGGAACAGCATGGCAGGGTAATTACGGTAAAAATATCTACCAGTTTTCAAACCCTTTCCTGACAAACCTTGATCTTAGATGGATTGCTACCAATGAAAGCGCAACAACCGGAGATGGGATCAATCTGAGCAACATTCAGGCGGTTAGGTTTGAAGTAAGCGGTGTTCAATATTCCAATACCAACAATGGTGGCGGTGGTTCTGCATCGTACAAGTTTGTTTCTTTTGCAAGTAATCTGCCGGCAGGATCGCCTTCTACAGGAGGGTCTACAACTGTACCGACAGGAGACCTGGATTATCTTGTAGTACGTCCTATGAGTACTTTCGTAATCAAACTGAAGGATAATACAGCGGCTAACCAGGTATTGAATTTTAATAACCTGAGAAGATTCAATTATTTCAGCAGGGCGGCAAGTACCGATTATGGTGTGTCTGCAAGCAAGTCGAGCACTTCAACTTCAGGAACGGTAAAACAATTGGGTATTATTGGTCTTGATGCCAATGGAAATGAAGTGGCAAGAACCTATTATGTGGTTTTTCCTAACGGAACTACGGGGCACTCCAGTAATGCTCTGACTCAGATTTCTACTCCTTCAGGAAACGTTTTAGGAACCTTTGAAGAGGATCCGGCAGGAGGGTATGACAATAACTATACCAGCCAGTACTGGTTATACATCAATGAAGCCAACGAAAATAATTTTAAGGGCAAGAATATTAAGATGGTCAATTATGACCTTTCTAAAATCAAATCATATAAATTTGAGATCAGAGAGAATGCAGAATTGGTTTCCAACGGTACGCATCAGCTGTCGACAGGAATCGGGTTCTATTATAAAACTCCGAACGGAACCGCTCAGGCAGCAGTGCAGGGTGGTGTAGTGCCGGTTTCTGATGCCGTATTTGATTTATACTACGGTGAGCCTAACAGCGTTCTTGCGGTGGATAACACTTCAGTAAAACCTTCCAGAACGATGGTGGTTTATAATCCTGATGTTACCAATTATATAGTAAGATTTGATCCAAACTGGAAAAAAGCAGATATTGAAGTTTATGATATGAGTGGCAAGCTTGTTATCTCTAAAAAAGCAGTAAGTACTTCTAAGGATTTCGTTATCGAACTGGATAATGCACTTAAAAATTCTTATGTAGTTAAGATTGTGTCGGATAAGGGAGAAACTGTTAACACCAAAATCTTAAAATAAATGAAAACAATAATCAATAAACTAATATCCGCTCTTTTTCTTGTCACTGCATTGTGGATGAATGCGCAGGGAGGAGGTACTCCAAGCATGCCTAATCCGGGAGCTTCTAACCCTAATAACGGTGTTGGAGGAGTAACTCCGGGGGCACAGGCTTCACCAATCGATATGTACGTGTTGGCATTGGGAATCGTGGCAATAATGCTCATTGTATTTTTTACGAAGAGATACAAGAGCCATAAAATATAAAAATTTTATTAAAATAATATCAAACTCCCCGATTAATCGGGGAGTTTTTTTATTTTTACCGCATGAAAAAGATTTATGTATTATCAGCAATACTCCTCAGCCTCTGCTTTCAGGCACAGTTTACAGTAACGATCCAGGCTCCCGCCGACTTTCAGGATCAGGATGCTGTCCTCTATACGCTAAATGGATCTAAAGATATTATTGCAACTAAAGAACCGTCTAAAAACCATATCTGGACTTTTAAATATCCCAAACATTATATGGGAATGATGAAGGTATATCTTCCATCCAGTAACAATAGCTTTAATTTCATTTCAGAGAATAAGAATGTCAATATTACATTCACTACTGAAAAGAATAAAATTAAGGATGTCATGTACCAGGATGAATCCAATGAGTTGATGAGCCGGTTTCAGGAGAATTCACAGAAACGTCAGCTGATCCTGCCTGCACTCACCCAGATTAAGGAATATTATAAAGAAACTACGGAATTCGGGAAGGCTTTAAAAAGTGAGATCTCCAGGCTTTCTATTCAGACCGGGGATATAGATCAGTCAAAGCATCCGTTTATCTATTACTACAATACTAATTACGATAAGTTTATAGCCGAAGGGAATGCTAAGAAGGCAACCCAGGAAGAAATCATTAATTTCATTGATAAGTCCAATGATATGCTGGAAAGCTCGTCATTGCTCAGGCCTTTATTGGTTGCTTATTTAAATACAGGCGGTAACACCAATGTTGCAGGATCTGTAGATAAACTTCTTGACCGTCTTAAAGTTGAAACACCGCGCGGACAGACCGTGTTATCCGAGCTTATTGATATTTTTGATGTTTACGATATGTCTGAGCTTAAGAGCAAATACCTCAACCTTGCTAGAAACCTTAAGTGTACTATAACCGACAGGCTGGCTTCTACATTGAAATCCAATGCGAATGTAGAAATGGGGGCTGTTTTCCCGAACTATAAGTTTCAGTCGCCGGTCAATACGACTGCCAGGTCTTTATACGATGTAAAAGCAGATAAAAAGGTTATTGTTTTCTGGTCTTCTACCTGCTCACACTGTGAAAATGAGCTTCCGAAGCTGCTTGAGAAATACAATGAGCTTAAGGCTAGAAATATCCAGGTGATAGGATTCTCATTGGATGTAGACCGAGATTCGTATATGAATAAGATCAAGGCATTCCCATGGATCAATGACTCCGAACTGAAGGGATGGAACAGCAGTTTTGCAGATACCTATAATATTCATGCAACACCAACCTATTTTATTTTAGATGCTAACAATAAGATAATCAGCAAGCCAGAACATGTAGGGGATGTTTTGGAATATTTTAAGCTAAAATAATTTTGGAGGTAAGCAATTATTTTCTATATTTGCACCACCAAAACGGCGAGGTAGCTCAGTTGGTTAGAGCGCAGGATTCATAACCCTGAGGTCACGGGTTCAATTCCCGTCTTCGCTACAAAAAAACCGGAACTTATACAGTTCCGGTTTTTATTTTTTAACTCTGGTATCCCAGAAGTTTTCTCATCTGATAGAAGAATCTTTCGATAAGCCTCAGATCCTGGGTAACAATTTCTGCATTTCCGCGAAGCTCTTTATCAAACGGAAGTGTTTTGTTGTAAGAGGTGCGCAAACCTTTCGGAAGGGTTACGTCTACATAATAATTGCCTTTATCATCAGGAGACATGGATATATTCTGGACACGTCCTTCAATGATGCCATATTCCTGAAAGCGATAGTTATCCAGCTTGATGAGCACTTTTTCTCCGGTCTTTACCTTACCTGAGTTGACAGAAGGCACCGACATCCTGCCTACCAGCTGCTCTTTGTTTTCAGGAAGGATTGTCAGGATTGCATCTCCTGTTTTCACGAATTGGTTTTCCCCGAAAAACTGCTGAAAACTTGCCACACCGTCGGTTGAAGAAACAATAAGGTAATTCTGTTCCCATTGCTTTAAGGCTTTTCTGAGCTGCTCGAACAGTTGAAGCGTCTGGGAAGAATAGGTGATCTTATCTTTTTCAGTACTGATGGCTGTGCCGCTTTTGGTCTTGTTAAGATTGGAGATGCCTTCTTCCATCTGTGACAGAGAAATATTGATGTTTTCCAGATTCTGTTGTTCCTGGATGAACTTTATCTTTTCATTTTCCAGCTCTACCGCTGAAATAACGCCCTGGTTAAACAGATCCTGTGAACGCTGATAGCTTTTCCTGGTGAGTTCATATTTAGCCTGTTCCAGCTTTTTCTGTTGCTGAAGGGTAGCGATCCTGGCGCGGTATTCCGAAATGCTCTGATTGGCAGCCAGGTTTTCCGGGGCGTATGGCTGTAGCCTTGTAAATAAGGCTTCATCCTGAAATGCCTTTGCAAAACTGTTGTAATCACCCTGAAGTTCCCCCAGCTTAAAGTGTGAGGTTTCATGTAACGGGAATGACTGCAGCTGGCTGGGTGTTAACGAGTCAACGATCTTTTTAAGAGCCAGCACATCCTGGTAATTGGCAGTTGACTGCATAACCATTAAGATATCATTTTTACGGACTTCCTGATGGTTTTTAATGAAGATCTTCTCAATCTTGGAATTGGTCCTTGCCTCCAGCTTTTCCGGCGGATTTTGAGAGGTTACCACAACAGGGGCGGGAACAAACTCAGGATACTTGATCAGGTAGCTCATAATAAGTACCATTACCAGAATAATGAGTATAATCGTATTGCCCCACCGGATCATCCAGTGAGGGGGTTGTGTAAGAATGTCCTGTACGCTTTCAGAACGGAGTTCAATAGTATCTAAAGTATCTTTTTCCATATATAAAATGTTAAACAGAAATCCTCACTCCGAGGATTTCTGGTCAGATGCAATTACAGAGGTAATTTGTAATTACATTTTGGATCATTGTCCGGCTCAGCACCCGGAATGACTTCTCCACCCGGACAATACTGATTGCAGGGATTCCACTGCTTCGTATTATTGATGTAGCAGAAACAATTGCACGGACCGCCCGGCAGTGGCCCTGCACCATAAATGGTACTCAGATCCGGTCTTCGGATTTTTTTTAGATTTTTCATAAATATAATGTTGAATGGGTTCCAAGTAAAGTTACAAATTGAAGATTAATTTCCGAGTTCCAGCTGGTTTTTTACCAGCCTGTAGTATTCACCCCTTAAAGCCACCAATTCTGTATGGCTGCCTTCCTCTACCACCTTTCCTCTGTCCAGTACGATAATCTTGTCCGCATGTTTTACCGTTGAAAGCCTGTGGGCAATAACAATAGCCGTCTTGCCTTTGAAGAATTGCTCAAGGTTTTCCATGATGATCTTCTCGTTATTCGCATCCAGTGCGGAAGTCGCTTCATCGAAGAAGATGTACTCCGGTGACTTATAAACCGCTCTTGCAATAAACAGCCGCTGTTTTTGTCCGCCGCTCACCCCGACACCTTCATTCCCGATCTTCGTATTGTAGCTTAGCGGAAGGCCTTCAATGAACTCTTTGATGTGGGCAATGTCCACAGCTTTTCTGAGTTTCTGTTTATCCACATAATCTTCGCCAACCGCAATATTATTGGCAATCGTATCATTGAATACATATCCTTCCTGCATTACGACACCACAATGATCCCTCCAGAAACGCGGTGAAATATTTTTAAGATTGGTATTGCCGAGCCTGATGTCTCCCTGGCTGGGCTCGTAAAATTTCATCAGCAGTTTCAGCAAAGTGCTTTTTCCGCTTCCGCTGGCCCCTACAATAGCTGTGGTTTTCTGGTGAGGAATGGTCAGGTTAAGGTTTTCGAATACAAACAGGTCCGAACCTACATAACGGAAAGACATATTTTCAATTTCAATATCCTGCTGGGGAAGATCAGTGACGTACTGCTCATCCTTGCTTTCTTCATCTTCCTTATCATGGATTTCCCCGAGCCTTTCCAGAGATATTTTGGCATCCTGGAACTGTCTGATAAAGTCAATCAGCTGAAGGAGGGGACTGTTCAGTTGCCCGATAATATACTGTACAGAAAGCATCATCCCTAAGGTGAGGTTACCGCTCAGAACCAGTTTGGCGGATAGGAAACTCACCAGGATATCCTTCATCTGATTGATGAAATTTCCGCCTACCGACTGCCATTGCTCCAAGGAGAGGGATTTGATCCTGATCTTAAACAGTTTCACCTGAAGGAATTCCCAGTCCCACCGTTTTTGCTTTTCAGCATTATGCATTTTAATTTCCTGCATCCCATTGATCAGCTCTATAACTTTGCTCTGTTCCTGGGAAACCTGCGAGAATCTTTTGTAATCCAGCTCTTTTCTTCGGTTAAGGAAAAAGGTAATCCATCCTACATACGCAACAGCACCTATCAGGTATACTGCAAAAAGCCGGTAATCATACAATAACAGGACGATGCTGAAAATGATCAGGTTGACCAGAGAAAATAAAGTATTCAGTGAAGAGCTGGTCAGGAGCTGTTCGATTCTGTGGTGGTCATTGATCCTCTGCATGATATCTCCCGTCATCCGTGTATCAAAGAAACTGATCGGCAGCTTCATCAGTTTGATGAAGAAATCTGAAATGATGGAAATATTGATCCGGGCAGACAGATGAAGAAGAATCCAGCTCCGGATGACTTCAATGCCCATTCTTCCGATGAAAAGCATGATCTGGGCCAGAAGCACAAGGTAAATAAAGTTCAGGTCCTGATTCTGGATTCCGACATCCACAATACTCTGCGTAAGGAAAGGAAAGATCAGGGACAGTAAACTTCCCGCAAGCAGTCCGATGGCAAGCTGACTGACGAGCGACTTGTACTTAAGGAGGTATTTGGACAGGAAGGAAAAGCTGGCTTTGCTTTCCTTATCATCAAATTCGGTCTGGAAAAATGCAGGCGTAGTTTCCAGGATCAGGACAATTCCTTCCTCGGTCTCTTCTGTAGCATTTTCTCCGATCCATAGTTTAATGAACTCCTCACGGGTATAGGTAATAAGCCCGTAACTCGGATCTGAAATATATACTTTGTTATTTTTGTCTATTTTATAAACGACTACAAAATGATTTTTGTTCCAGTGTACGATACACGGGAACGGAACTTCCTCAGTAAGGGTTTTAAAATCAATCTGTACACCCAGCGACCTGAATCCCAGGTCTTCAGCGGCGTCACTTAGCCCCAGCAGGCTGCTGCCTTCACGGGTCGTTTCGGAAAGGTTACGGATCTGCTGCAAGGAAATACTCTTTCCATAATATTTGCTTACAATACGGAGGCAGGTCGGGCCGCAGTCTTTAGAGTCCGGCTGGCGGTAAAAAGGAAAAGATTTCAACTTCAATAATCTATCTGATTTTTTATATAAGTTGCCGTCAGGATATGGCGGCAACTTCTTTGCTTGGGCATTTTGCTTTTATGGACTGGAGTCCATATCATGCTGTTAGTCTATTGGATAATAGGTGCAAAGATAAGTACTTGCACTCGCTCCGGAAATCAGCCTGCATGCTCCGTTGGCACAACACCAGTCCGGTCCGCAGTCTCCGTCATCCGGACACATCCTGTAGCCACCTTTAATGGTTTTCAGGTCTTCTCTTGTCATTTTCTTTAGATTTTTCATAATAATTTGGTTTAGTTTTCCTACTCTGTCAGCTTTTCGGATACCGCTTTAAGTGTTCCTAAGTTAATGAATTTTAGGATAGAATGAGCTTTTTTATAAGTCTTCGTCTTCGATTAATTCACTGATAAAATAGTAGATGTCCTCGCGGTCATATTTCTCCGGGAACTGGTAACCGTTAATCAGGAAAATAGGCGTGAAATTAAGCCCCGCTTCCTTGTTTTCTATAGACATGTGAATCAGTGGAGTGAGATCTTCATGCTGCGTATCGGTACCTGCAAGAGTTTTGATTTTGCTTTCGTCCTTGGTTTTGAACCATAGGTCCACTGCCTTGATAAACTCCGTTTCAGGCTTCTGTCTGTAAATGGACATAAAATCTGATATCAGGCCGGTAAATTTATCGTTTTTCTGATCTGCCGAGTAATTAAAACGTATCTGGACGGATAGGTCATCAGGATATTGTTCTAACAGTTTTTCCAGTATGGTATGCGCATCTTTACAGAATCCGCAGTAAGGATTGGACACTACTGAAATACGAACTCTGCCATCTTTTTTCCCTACAGAGAATGTTTCCTGATCACTGAACTGTATTTTTTCACTCTCTGTGAGTTCCCTTTTGAAGAGCTCGTAATTTCTTTTGAACCTCAGGTTTTTGGAATTGGATTTCTGCAGGGTTTCCTTTTCACCCAACACATTGTTAAGATAGAGAACCAGCGAGAGTACAGCGATCCATAAAGCAATGCTCAGTAAAATTATTCTGTAATCCATATAAGTATTCCCGAAGAACAGGAAACTGAGGAGTAACTGGGCTACAAGAAGAGAAATGATGATCAGGCAGACACGGCAATAGGTCTTTTCCACAAAAGCCTGGATGTATACCGAATATCCCACGGCCATCATAGATAGCAATGTAATCCCCTTGATCAGCATGGCTGTAGCCGGTAAAAAAAGGCCCATCACCAAAAGCCCTGTAAAATAAATCAGGGAGAAATCTGAAAACTTCAGGCCAAGAATGCTGGTCTTATCCTGATTAATGATTTTGTTGCATGAATTAACGTTCTGGTTAGCAGAAGTGTCTCCACAGATGCTGCTGATAACGGTTGATGTACTTCCGAATTTCTGGTTGAAAATCTCCAGTGAAATATATACGCCGGCTAAAGATATCAGGTTGAAAAGTACTTCATACCATGACTGGCTTACCACTGAATACAGGACGATAACCGCAGAAGCAATGTACAGCAGAGGTTTAATGCTGTTAACAGTCTTACTTTCCGTATTTTCATTTTTCTCGAATAAGAGTATGAAGTCTGTTGACCGTGAGTGCAACTCTGCTTTGCTCAGTGTTTTTACTTTTTCTGCATAAACAGTATACTGGTTTCCTGATTTCCTGACTAATGAAAATGAATCATCCACTATAGCAATGAATTCATCCGGAAGCTCATCCCAGTATTGTTTGTCCAGTTCATAAGCATCGTTTTTTACTCCCATGAAGTTCAGCGTGTCACTGAATGCCAGGGCAGAAGGATAATTGGGATGCGAATTGAACTGAAAAATGAATTCCTGCTTATCAAGTTTAAGGTGTTGGATGAGTTTATCGAATTGCATAGTCATATTTTCATCTAAAATACACAGATGTTTTGAAATATCAAATTTTTTCTTAATTACGTGATTTATGAAATGGGAAATTTGATCGTAAAAGGGTGAAAATTAGGAAAAAATAATATCTGATTTGATTGTAATGAGGTCTTAGCAGTTATAAATGCAATTCTATATATACGTGTAGCAAATTAATATTATTGTATCATTTAGAGATAATATAAGTTGATTTGGGCATGAAAGATAGATTGTTGGGTAGAATAGCACCTTTAATTTTTAAAAGTGATATACAATTCTATATCATTTAAAGCTTTATAATGAGAGAGTTAAGGTTTTGGAAATCTTAAAAAGTTTAAAAAATCATAAAGTTTTTATAAAAAGACAAAAAAGGTTGTAAATGTTTTTGTATTTATAAAATATGTTGTACTTTTACAACGCCTTGAATGAGGGAACAAGTCAAGGTAATAAATTTTTTTTCATCATTTGTGTTTTTAGAATCGTATCGCCTGATACGATTCTTTTTTATTTTTCATAGTTTAGGAGAAGGTCGATGAAATAAGAATAAGTGACGGAACCGTCCTGCTGATTGCTTTTAAGGAAGAGGTTATTGGTAAAGCCGAAGAAGTCATCCAGCAGGCCCTGATGTTTTCTGACAAACATTTTCTCATACATCCTGTCCCGTTTCATGGCCGGAGAATAATTCCGGATCACATATTTGACAAACTCCGGATCTTCCTGTACCACAAAATTGAGAAGGCTTTTAAGCGTAAAGTATTCCGTACTGTAGCGAAGCTCTTTATTATCGGTACGGGTTCCTATCAGGTACCCGATGAAATTGGCTTCCTGTTCCCTGGCAAAGCCAAGCTGATGGGAGCTTTCATGAGCAGAAGTAAAAGGAATAAATGTGGAAGGCAGCTGAGAATTGTATTGTGCTTCGGCAGTAAACGGATTGTAGTATCCGAGAATGCCTGTAAAGCTCATGACATTTTTAAACAGGCTGGGTTTAAAAGAATTGATCTGCGGCGCATATTTTCCTGAAATATAAACAGGAAGATTTTCCTGTTGCTTGAGAATTTCCTTTTGAACTGCTTTAAGGTCCGTGACGATAAAAATACCATTCTTATCTTCATGAACTTCCTGTCTGGTCCGTTTGCATTGATCCAGATAATGTAAGGCCAGCCTTTTGGCTTTGCCGTAATCAGGTTCCCGCTGGCTGGCCAGTTTTTTAATAATCGGAGTCTGGAAATACAGCATTCCCCAGAAGACCTGATATACAAAATACAGCAGGTTGATCAGGATCAGAAGGCTAAACAAGGATTTCCGGCGTTTCTTTTTTACCAGGCAGCCCGTAAAAAGGTAAACGAGGGCAATCCCCAGTATAATATAGAAGATATCTCCAGCGGAAAATGGGATCCATGAAAAAATTAACTGATGGATCCTCTTTTGCAGCTCAAAAAACCGGCTGAAGAAAGTGATCATTGCTTCAGACCTGGAGAACATGAAAAACAAAAGAAATTGGGCAAGTAATATACCTGCCCAAAACCTTTTTTTCTTATATATTGTTTTTATTCTAATGGCCACTGCCTTTTGAAATTTTATCTAGGTCAATACCCTGTGATTTTAAGATTCCGCTTACACGGATGGCATAGAACGCAAGATACGCAAAACATAAAACTCCTACAATATAACTTGAATGGATATCTGTTAAGTCGGCTACATACCCCTGGACAAGGCTCACGATTCCGCCGCCCATAATCATCATGATCAGCAATCCTGATCCCTGGTTCGTATGTTTGCCCAGTCCGTTGATCGCTAAGGCAAAAATACATGGCCACAGGGTAGAACAGAAAAGACCTACACTGGTAAAAGCGTATACGGAAACCATTCCGGTGGTAAACATACCGATAAGGAGTGCGACAATACCGGCAGAGGAGAAAATAAGCAGCATCCTGGCCGGGTTTCCTTTGCTCAATACATCACATACGATCATCACTACAATGATGGCTGCATACACATAGAACGGAGAAAGCTCGTGATTGGCTAAGGCGTTAACCAGTAAAAATACCCCGAAAGCCAGGTAAGGTGCCAGAAATCTCAGAATCTTTTTAAAACCTGCGCTGATATCAAATGCATCCACAGCTCCGGTCCAACGGCCGATCATCAGTGAAGCCCAGTATAATGAAATGTAAGGCGCTACATCTTTCGTATCAAAGCCTAAGTCTTTTTCCATATAGGCAGGAAGGTTACTTGCGGTAGACACTTCAACCCCTACATATAAGAAAATGGCGATCATCCCCATAATCAGCTGCGGATACTGTAATGCAGATTTCCTGTGTTCCCCCGGTACAGCATCATCCGTATTTTCCTCGATAGTGGGCGTAACGGATGGAAGGGAAGAAAATTTCAGCATAATGGCTACCAGTACAAAAGCAGCTCCCAGGATAAGGTAAGGAATCTTCACACTTTCCACACTGGCCTCCGTATTTCCTGCTGTTGCAGATCCGAAGATAGCAAAAGACACAATAAGAGGACCGATGGTTGTTCCCAGGTTATTGATTCCCCCTGCCATGGTAAGCCTTTGCGAGCCTGTTTCGGAAGGTCCTACTTCAATGGCCAGCGGATTGGCTACAATCTGCTGCAATGAAAAGCCCAGCCCTACAATGAAAAGCCCGGAAATCATCAACGGGAAAGAAGCGAGATTGGCGGCAGGATAAAAA is part of the Chryseobacterium camelliae genome and encodes:
- a CDS encoding peptidase domain-containing ABC transporter encodes the protein MKSFPFYRQPDSKDCGPTCLRIVSKYYGKSISLQQIRNLSETTREGSSLLGLSDAAEDLGFRSLGVQIDFKTLTEEVPFPCIVHWNKNHFVVVYKIDKNNKVYISDPSYGLITYTREEFIKLWIGENATEETEEGIVLILETTPAFFQTEFDDKESKASFSFLSKYLLKYKSLVSQLAIGLLAGSLLSLIFPFLTQSIVDVGIQNQDLNFIYLVLLAQIMLFIGRMGIEVIRSWILLHLSARINISIISDFFIKLMKLPISFFDTRMTGDIMQRINDHHRIEQLLTSSSLNTLFSLVNLIIFSIVLLLYDYRLFAVYLIGAVAYVGWITFFLNRRKELDYKRFSQVSQEQSKVIELINGMQEIKMHNAEKQKRWDWEFLQVKLFKIRIKSLSLEQWQSVGGNFINQMKDILVSFLSAKLVLSGNLTLGMMLSVQYIIGQLNSPLLQLIDFIRQFQDAKISLERLGEIHDKEDEESKDEQYVTDLPQQDIEIENMSFRYVGSDLFVFENLNLTIPHQKTTAIVGASGSGKSTLLKLLMKFYEPSQGDIRLGNTNLKNISPRFWRDHCGVVMQEGYVFNDTIANNIAVGEDYVDKQKLRKAVDIAHIKEFIEGLPLSYNTKIGNEGVGVSGGQKQRLFIARAVYKSPEYIFFDEATSALDANNEKIIMENLEQFFKGKTAIVIAHRLSTVKHADKIIVLDRGKVVEEGSHTELVALRGEYYRLVKNQLELGN
- a CDS encoding bacteriocin-like protein is translated as MKNLKKMTREDLKTIKGGYRMCPDDGDCGPDWCCANGACRLISGASASTYLCTYYPID
- a CDS encoding vitamin K epoxide reductase family protein, whose translation is MQFDKLIQHLKLDKQEFIFQFNSHPNYPSALAFSDTLNFMGVKNDAYELDKQYWDELPDEFIAIVDDSFSLVRKSGNQYTVYAEKVKTLSKAELHSRSTDFILLFEKNENTESKTVNSIKPLLYIASAVIVLYSVVSQSWYEVLFNLISLAGVYISLEIFNQKFGSTSTVISSICGDTSANQNVNSCNKIINQDKTSILGLKFSDFSLIYFTGLLVMGLFLPATAMLIKGITLLSMMAVGYSVYIQAFVEKTYCRVCLIIISLLVAQLLLSFLFFGNTYMDYRIILLSIALWIAVLSLVLYLNNVLGEKETLQKSNSKNLRFKRNYELFKRELTESEKIQFSDQETFSVGKKDGRVRISVVSNPYCGFCKDAHTILEKLLEQYPDDLSVQIRFNYSADQKNDKFTGLISDFMSIYRQKPETEFIKAVDLWFKTKDESKIKTLAGTDTQHEDLTPLIHMSIENKEAGLNFTPIFLINGYQFPEKYDREDIYYFISELIEDEDL
- a CDS encoding DUF3810 domain-containing protein; this encodes MRIKTIYKKKRFWAGILLAQFLLFFMFSRSEAMITFFSRFFELQKRIHQLIFSWIPFSAGDIFYIILGIALVYLFTGCLVKKKRRKSLFSLLILINLLYFVYQVFWGMLYFQTPIIKKLASQREPDYGKAKRLALHYLDQCKRTRQEVHEDKNGIFIVTDLKAVQKEILKQQENLPVYISGKYAPQINSFKPSLFKNVMSFTGILGYYNPFTAEAQYNSQLPSTFIPFTSAHESSHQLGFAREQEANFIGYLIGTRTDNKELRYSTEYFTLKSLLNFVVQEDPEFVKYVIRNYSPAMKRDRMYEKMFVRKHQGLLDDFFGFTNNLFLKSNQQDGSVTYSYFIDLLLNYEK
- a CDS encoding sugar MFS transporter, which translates into the protein MSSYSKQTNWGQFVPLVTVFFFWGFIAASNDILIPVFKKAFNLSQTESMYVQICFYVAYTVGSLIYMAISKGLKQDLVNKIGYKNGLIVGLLISALGTLLFYPAANLASFPLMISGLFIVGLGFSLQQIVANPLAIEVGPSETGSQRLTMAGGINNLGTTIGPLIVSFAIFGSATAGNTEASVESVKIPYLILGAAFVLVAIMLKFSSLPSVTPTIEENTDDAVPGEHRKSALQYPQLIMGMIAIFLYVGVEVSTASNLPAYMEKDLGFDTKDVAPYISLYWASLMIGRWTGAVDAFDISAGFKKILRFLAPYLAFGVFLLVNALANHELSPFYVYAAIIVVMIVCDVLSKGNPARMLLIFSSAGIVALLIGMFTTGMVSVYAFTSVGLFCSTLWPCIFALAINGLGKHTNQGSGLLIMMIMGGGIVSLVQGYVADLTDIHSSYIVGVLCFAYLAFYAIRVSGILKSQGIDLDKISKGSGH